The Herbaspirillum sp. DW155 genomic interval AGAGTTCCTCTGGCTCGGTAGGGGCCACGGTGGAAGAGGAGGTTTGCTTGATTGTTATTGTCACGTTTCCAATGAAAATTTTTTTGTAATGTACGGATATTTTTTGAATATACCCGCTCAGAGTCGTTGCAAATTAAATTTCTGCACGCTTTAAGCGAAATATTGCCGGCAGTTTTGGTGATTTTTGGCAGTATGTCACGCTTTTGTGCAAAGTGAGAACTCCTTATCAAAACAAGAATCGGCGCGATCTGTGAAGGAAAGCGTCGCCCTCCCGAGAAACCTTGCTGCTCCACCGGAAAGAATCGTCATGAAAATATCGGACCTGAAAATCGGCACCCGCCTGTATATCGGCTTCGGATTGGTCTCTGCCATCCTGGTCATCCTGGTCAGTGTGGCCTATTCCAATTTTGCACGGCTCGGTGTCGCCAACGACATGAGTGACCACAGCTACCAGGTGCGTGCGGAGATGCAGGCCATGCTGGAGAGCCTGGTCAACATGGAGACCGGGGCACGCGGCTTCGCCCTGACCGGTAATGAGGCATCGCTTGAACCCATGCAGCAGGGCCTGACCAGTTTCAAGGAGCACCTGGACAAAGCCCGACAGCTGACCCGCGACAATCCCGCCCAGCAGCAGCGCCTGCAGCAGGTGGCCGAGGCCGAGCAGCGCTGGGTGAGCAGCGCCATCGAACCGGCCCTGGCCCTGCGCCGCGCTGTGCGTGATGGCCGCGAAGACATGGGCAAGCTGGTGGCGTTCATTCAAGCCGGCCGGGGCAAGGCAGAGATGGACAACATGCGGGCCATCTTCGCCGAGATGGATCGCACCGAAAGCGTATTGCTGCAACAGCGCAACGAAGAGGCCGATGCGCTCGAAGCGCTGACCGGCAAGATCCTCATCCTGGGCGGCATGGTTTCGGTGCTGCTGTCCCTGCTGCTGGCCTGGTGGCTGGCCAACAACATCACCCGTCCGCTGGCGGTGGCCGTGAAGCTGGCGCGCCAGGTGGCCGGGGGCGATCTGAGCGCGCGCATCGAGGTGCGTTCGCGCGATGAGACCGGCGAACTGCTGAGCGCGCTCAAGGACATGAATGCCAGCCTGGTACGCATCGTGGCCGGCGTGCGCCGGGGCACCGACATGATCGCCACGGCCTCTTCGCAGATCGCCAGCGGCAACCTGGACTTGTCCTCGCGCACCGAGCAGCAGGCCAGTTCGCTCGAAGAAACTGCCTCCTCGATGGAAGAACTGACCTCCACCGTGCAGCAGAACAGCGCCAATGCGCGCGAGGCCAACCGCATGGCGCAGGTGGCCTCCGACATCGCCAGCAGCGGCGGCGGTGTGGTCAGCCGCGTGGTCGACACGATGGAAGAGATCAATGCCTCCGCGCGCAAGATCGTGGACATCATCAGCGTCATCGACGGTATCGCCTTCCAGACCAACATCCTGGCCTTGAATGCCGCCGTGGAGGCGGCCCGCGCCGGTGAGCAGGGACGCGGCTTTGCAGTGGTGGCCACCGAGGTGCGCAGCCTGGCACAGCGCTCGGCGGCCGCCGCCAAGGAAATCAAGGCCTTGATCAGCGATTCGGTCGCCAAGGTCGAATCCGGTAGCGTGCTGGTCAACGAAGCCGGCGCCACCATGCGCGAGATCGTCGAGAGCGTGCAACGGGTCACTGGCATGATCAACGAGATCAGCGCCGCCGGAGAAGAACAGCGCTCCGGCATCGAGCAGGTCAGCCAGGCGGTAGGCCAGATGGACCAGGTGACGCAGCAGAATGCGGCCCTGGTGGAACAAGCCGCTGCGGCCTCCCAGGCGCTGCAGGAACAGGCGCAGGAGCTGGCGCAGGCGGTCAGCGTTTTCCGCCTCGACGGGCAGTGCGCGCAGGATGCCGCCATCGAGGTCGCCGCTGCGGTGCCACTGGCCGAACCAATCACGCCCGTTGCCGTTGCACCAGCCTCGGTCAAGTCGCGCCTGGCGCCTCGCGAACCGCGTCTGGTGGCGCCTCTGCCCAGCCGGACCATGGCGGGCGCCTCCGATGAATGGGTTACTTTCTGAGCGCCACCACGTCATGCATGCAGACCTCCTCCCATTGACCGCCCCGCTGGCCGAACAGGAGCACCAGCGCCTGAGCGTACTCGATACCTATTGCGTACTCGATACCCAGCCCGACGTGCTGTGCGATCTGGTGACCGAACTTGCCGCCAGGCTTTTCGATACCGAGATTGCGTTGGTATCGCTGGTGGCCGAGAACCGCCAGTGGTTCAAATCCCGGCGCGGGCTGAAGGCGGCCGGCACGCCCCGTTCGCAATCCTTCTGCAGCCACGTGATCGAGCAGGAGCAGGTCATGGTGGTGCTCGATGCCACCCGGGACGAGCGCTTCGCCGGCAATCCCCTGGTCACCGGTGAACCGGGCATCCGCTTCTACGCCGGTGCGCCGCTGCAGGCGGCCGATGGCGTGCGGCTGGGAACGCTGTGCGTGATCGGCAAGTCGCCGCGCGTGCAGTTCAGCGCGGCGGACCGCGCCACGCTGGCGCAGCTGGCCGCCATCGTGATGGCGCGGCTGGAGATTCTGCGTGTTTCCAGTTACATCGACAGTCTCACTTCCTTGCCCAACCGCAGCCGCCTGCTGGCCGACCTGCAGGCCTTGCAGTCCGTGGGGTGCGGTGCCGAATCCCTGCCGCAGCGGCTCACGGCGGTGGTGGTCGATGTCTGTGACAGGGGCTATCTGGCCGACATGATCAAGGCACTGGGATGGGATTACGCCGAGGGCTTCCTGCTGCAGGCCAAGGAGCGCCTGCGCCAGGCGCTGGGCGAGATCGCGCTCTATCGCATCGGCACCACGGCCTTTGCCTACCTGGAGCGGCGCGACCTCTGGCAGCAGCAGGCGGAGCAGGTCGAGCGCAGTTTTGCAGAGACGCTGGAGTATCAGGGCATCCCGCACCGTCTGGAAATCTCCGTGGGCATCGTGCCGCTGGCGCAATGCGCCGATCTCGACGAACTGGTGCCGTCCCTGCTGACGGCGGCCGACATGGCGCGTGAGTCCGGCTCCCTGCAGTGCTGCTACGAGCAGCCGCTGGGACGTCTGCAGAAGCATTCCTTCGAACTGCTCTGGGCCATTCCGGCCGCATTGCAATCGGTGGACCAGTTGTGGCTGGAGTACCAGCCCAAGGTGGCGCTGGCCTCGGGCCAGTGCGCCGGGGTGGAGGCTTTGCTGCGCTGGCGCCATCCGGTGCATGGCGTGATTTCGCCGGCACTCTTCATTCCCCTGGCCGAGAAGACGGCATTGATTCGCCAGGTGAGCCTGTGGGTGCTGCAACATGGCATCGAACAGGCGGCCGCCTGGGCAGGCCAGGGGCGGGCCATTCCGGTGGCCATCAACGTATCGGCACGCGACTTCGACAACGACGATCTGGTGCAGACGCTGGCGGCGCAGTTGCGGCGGCATCGCATTCCGGCCAGCCTGATCGAGATCGAGTTCACCGAAAGCGCGATGAGCAAGAATCCCGAGAAACTCTACGGCAAGATCCAGGAGATCAAACGCCTGGGTGTGAAGGTGGCCATCGATGACTTCGGGGCGGGATTCAGCAATCTCAGCTATCTCAAGAACATCCCGGCCGATTACCTCAAGATCGACCAATCCTTCATCCGCACCATGGAAAGCAATTATTCCGACCAGCAGATCGTGCCCTCGATGATCCATCTCGGCCAGAAGCTGGGATTTGCGGTGGTGGCCGAAGGCGTGGAAACCGAGAAGTGCCGACGCATCCTGCATCACCTCGGTTGCGAGTACGGCCAGGGTTATGGCATTGCGCGGCCGATGTCGGCGGCTGATACCTGGGACTGGATCGCGGCACGCGACTGAGCCGCGTTCATCGACATGCCCGTGGCGGTATGCCCAGATAGCCGGACAGGCCGCGCACCAGCGCTTCGAACACCTTGCTGCAGCGAGGATGATGGCGCAGGTCTTCGTGCATCACCACCCAGGTTTCCAGCGGGACGCTGAACTGGCGCGGCAGCAGGCGGGTGAGCTGCGGGGTGCGCGCCGCCAGCGGCGCCTGGCAGATGCCGATGCCGGCCCCTGCGCGGATCAGGTTCAGCTGGGCCAGGTCGCTGTCGGTGCGCAGGGATAGCCTCGCCGGGTCCAGTTGCGGCCAGCGCTGCACCAGGGACCGCAGTGCCGGGCTCATGCTGTCCGGGCCGATCAGGGCATGGTGCTGTAGATCCTCCAGCGAGCGTGGCAGGCCATAACGTTTGATGTAGTCGCGCGCGGCATGCAGGCCGCACTCGACCGAGCCGATGCGGCGCGCGATCAGCCGCTCCTGGCGCGGCTGCACCATGCGCACGGCGATGTCGGCCTGGCGGTGCAGCAGGTCCTGCAGGCTGTTGCTGAGGACCAGTTCGATCTTCAGTTCGGGATGGCGATGCCGCAAGCTGGTCAGCATGGCCGGCAGCACTTCCATGCCCATCACTTCACTGGCCGTGATCCGGACGGTGCCGCTGATTTCCTTGCCATGATCCTGTGCACTGCGCTGTGCCGCTGCGGCGATGCTGGCCATGGCCCGGGCATGCGGCAGCAGCTCGCGCGCGGCATCGGTGGGCAGCAGGCCGGTCTGCGAGCGGGTGAACAGGCGAGTTCCCAGCGCGGCTTCCAGCGCCTGGATTTGCCGTCCCAGCGTCGGTTGGGCCAGATCCAGCACCCGCGCCGCCGCCGAGAGCGAGCCTTCGTTCATCACGTGGAGGAAGGAGCGCAGGAGCGTCCAGTCGAGATTTTCCATATGGTCCGCCTATGCATTTTTGCATGGCTGCCAGGCAACTCCATGCAATTTTGTTTTCCGGGATATTAACCGATGATGACGGCTCGTCAATCGCATCGGAGCACGGACATGCTGAAAGCAGATTCAATCACCCACAACGCCGACGTTGGCGCCGTCAATGGCGGCGTGCGCCGGGTACTGCGGGCGGAGGGCGCGCTGCTGCTGGTGGTGGCGGTGCTCGCCTATGCCCGCTGGGGCGAGGGATGGTCCTGGTTTTGCGCCACTTTCCTGCTGCCGGACCTCGCCCTGCTCGGCTACCTGGCCGGACCGCGTGCCGGGGCGCTGGCCTACAACGCTTCGCACAGCACGCTGGGCCCGTTGGGGTGCCTGTTGCTGGCAGGGGCAGGCGGTCCGCCTGTGCTGCTGCCGCTGGCCTTGATCTGGCTGGCGCATATCGGATTTGACCGTTCCCTGGGGTACGGCCTCAAGCGCAGCGAAGGTTTTGGTGCGACCCATCTGGGCCGCATCGGCCGACCCGGCAAGCCCCGCTGAGCCGCCTGCGGACTGGCGGAGAGGCTTGCACTGCGAATTGGCGAGGGGTATATTGCCGGGCAGAAATATAATTTTGGAGATTATCCGTGACAATCCGACCGGCCCCCCTCCCGTTGGCTTCGATCGCCATGCTGGTCTTGCTTCCCCTGACTCTGGGTGCGTGCAGCCGCTCGCCCAAGGAGCAACTGGCGTTCCAGCATGCCGAGGAGCAGTACCAGATCAACCAGCGCCATGCCGAACTGGAACGCAGCCGGCCTGAAGGTGAGGCGGCGCGGGACGATGGACGTAGCCGGGAGCGGTACTGATCCCGAACAGCAAGTTCATCAGCGATAGAGCGCGAGGGCTTGCGCGGCCCATGCGTTCAGGCTCATGCCGCGTGCCTCGGCCATCGTCGCTGCATGGGCATGGATTTCGGGTGAGACGCGCAGCATGAACTTGCCTGAAAACGGCTTTTGCGGTGCCCGGCCTACCTTGGCGCAGGCCTCCAGATAATCATCGACCGCCTCTTCGAAAGCGGCCCTCAGCGCAGCCACGGAATCGCCGTGGAATCCGACGACATCCTGGATGCCGGCGATGCGACCGATGAAGCTTTCGTCTTCGTCGCTGTATTCGATACGGGCTGCATAGCCCTTGTAGGTCATTGTTCCCATTCGCTCATTCCTTTCTCGGGGCCGTATCCTGCATTGAGCAGGAAGGTACGTGCATCGCGGATCTGATACGGCTTTGCATCTTTGGCGGGGTGCGGTCGGTGAAATGTTCCCACGACCTCTCCAATCATGAAGCGGACACGGGATCCGCGACCCTCGATAAGCTGCGCACCAATTGCCATGAAAAGCGCTTCGATCTGGCGCCACTCGAGCGAGCGCGGCAGCGGGTCGCTGAAGATGGCCAGAAGAGTTCTCCGGTGAATGCTTTTCATGGCGCGTGTTGATATCAAAAAATGATATCATGCCTGCGTAGTGTTTCCAAACAAGGCAGGCACCGCAACTCATCATCCGGTTTTCAATTTTTTCGATGAGGCGGCTGGCACAAGGCTTCCAGTGCCGACAGGTCGGCTCTGAGCACCAGTTGCCTGGCGATTGCCTCAAAGCCTGCACATTGCGGGTGCCGCTGCAACAGGCGCTCGCACCAGTCCAGCAAATCCGACACCGCGCCGATCTCGATGAGCGCCAGCGCTTGCCGCAGATCGTCTGGCGGCGGGCGCTGCAGCGGTGGTGCGGCGGCATCATCGCTGCCTGGGACCGGCTGTTTTTCCAGCGCCAGCAGCCGGCCGATGGTCTCCTGCAGTTCCAGGAAATTGACCGGCTTGAGCAGGCAGGCATCGAATTGTTCTCCTTCATCCTCGCCCCGTTCCGGTTGCAGCGTGGCCGACAACAGCAGTACCGGCACGCCCGGCAGATGCTGGCGCGCAGCCTGCAGCACGGCGTCGCCATGCAGACCCGGCAACTGGTAATCGGTCAGCACCAGCGCCACCACGGGGGCATCCTGCGCGGCGATGCGGGCGATGGCACTCTCGCCATCGGCATAGAGTTCCACCGCGAAGCCGACGCTGCCGAGCTGGTCGCCCAGCAGATGGGCGATGTCGGCGTGGTCTTCCACCACCAGCACCAGACGTCCCTCGCCGTCGATCAGGAGGCGCCCGCCGGCGTCTTCCGGGGCGTCATGGCGGGCGATGTCGTGTTCGCTGCCAATGGCCGCCGGCAGCCGCAGCGTCATCGTGGTGCCCTGGCCGGGCTGGCTGGACAGGGCCACCTGGCCGCCCATCTGCTGGATCCACTGGCGCACGATGGTCAGGCCCATCCCGATGCCCGGCTGCGAGCGATCCGCATGGGCGCGTTCGAAGGGCTCGAACACGCGCCTCTGGAAATGCAGCGGGATGCCGCAGCCGGTATCGCGCACCTGCATTTCCATCACACCCATACCGGACTGCGCCGAGGCCGGGTGCCACAGCACCTGCAACACGATGCGGCCGTCACGGGTGTACTTGGCAGCGTTGTCGAGCAGATTGCCGAGGATGCGCCGCACGCGCCGGGCATCCAGCGTGAGCACCGGCGGCAGCGTGGGCGCGACCTGCAGGCCGAAGGCATTGTGCTGGCGTTGCGCCAGCAGCGCGGCTTCCTGGCTGATCTCCTGCAACAGCGCGTGGACATAGACCGGTGCCGGTTGCGGCAGATCGGGACGATCACCGCGTGCGTAGTCGATCAGGTCGTTGACCATGGCCAGCATGTGGCGCGCACTGCGCACGATGATGCGGCCATGCCGCGCGCGTTCGTCGCCACCGGTCTGCAGCATGTCGGCAAAGCCGAGGATGGACGTCAACGGGGTACGCAGGTCATGGCTGATGCGGGTCAGGAAACCGGTCTTGGCACGGTTGGCCTGATCGGCCGCTTCCAGCGCTTCGCGCAGTTCGCGGGTGCGGGTCGCCACGGCTTGTTCCAGCTTCAGCTGCTCGCGCACCCGCATATAGAGCATGGCCCATTGCATCTGGTCATGCTTGCGGTGCAGTTCCAGCGCGCGGCCGATGACGACCACCGTGGTCAGGCACAGCAGACCCATCTGGAACAGCGCCGCAAAATGCCAGTCCGGCAGCAGGCTGCGATCCACCAGCCCGTTGAGTTCCAACAGCTTGAGCGACATGCCCAGCCAGGCCAGCGCAAACGATAGCGTCAGCAGCCGCGCATGCGCCAGTCCACGGCGCCAGCCATGCAGCATCGATGCCAGCCAGATCAGATAGGCCAGTCCACCTGCGGCATTGGCCAGCGGTGCGGTGATGCGGTAATCGCCCAGCGCCGTCCAGGCGATCACAGCCAGCAGCAGCGCCTGCATCGCCGTATAAACGATTTTCCAGACGTGCAGCCGGTGCAGCCCGACCAGCACGTAACTCATGCGCACGTAGAGCAGGGTGGCCAGGCAGCCGAGGGTGGCCGGCGCGCGCACGATCCATGCAGCGCCCTGCGCAAACAGGTACAGCTGGAGATAGCCCTGGAAGGCGCAGATGTAGGCCAGCGCCGTGACGATCCACGCGGCCATCAGCACGAAGCCGCGGTCACGCCA includes:
- a CDS encoding methyl-accepting chemotaxis protein, with the protein product MKISDLKIGTRLYIGFGLVSAILVILVSVAYSNFARLGVANDMSDHSYQVRAEMQAMLESLVNMETGARGFALTGNEASLEPMQQGLTSFKEHLDKARQLTRDNPAQQQRLQQVAEAEQRWVSSAIEPALALRRAVRDGREDMGKLVAFIQAGRGKAEMDNMRAIFAEMDRTESVLLQQRNEEADALEALTGKILILGGMVSVLLSLLLAWWLANNITRPLAVAVKLARQVAGGDLSARIEVRSRDETGELLSALKDMNASLVRIVAGVRRGTDMIATASSQIASGNLDLSSRTEQQASSLEETASSMEELTSTVQQNSANAREANRMAQVASDIASSGGGVVSRVVDTMEEINASARKIVDIISVIDGIAFQTNILALNAAVEAARAGEQGRGFAVVATEVRSLAQRSAAAAKEIKALISDSVAKVESGSVLVNEAGATMREIVESVQRVTGMINEISAAGEEQRSGIEQVSQAVGQMDQVTQQNAALVEQAAAASQALQEQAQELAQAVSVFRLDGQCAQDAAIEVAAAVPLAEPITPVAVAPASVKSRLAPREPRLVAPLPSRTMAGASDEWVTF
- a CDS encoding GGDEF and EAL domain-containing protein, with product MHADLLPLTAPLAEQEHQRLSVLDTYCVLDTQPDVLCDLVTELAARLFDTEIALVSLVAENRQWFKSRRGLKAAGTPRSQSFCSHVIEQEQVMVVLDATRDERFAGNPLVTGEPGIRFYAGAPLQAADGVRLGTLCVIGKSPRVQFSAADRATLAQLAAIVMARLEILRVSSYIDSLTSLPNRSRLLADLQALQSVGCGAESLPQRLTAVVVDVCDRGYLADMIKALGWDYAEGFLLQAKERLRQALGEIALYRIGTTAFAYLERRDLWQQQAEQVERSFAETLEYQGIPHRLEISVGIVPLAQCADLDELVPSLLTAADMARESGSLQCCYEQPLGRLQKHSFELLWAIPAALQSVDQLWLEYQPKVALASGQCAGVEALLRWRHPVHGVISPALFIPLAEKTALIRQVSLWVLQHGIEQAAAWAGQGRAIPVAINVSARDFDNDDLVQTLAAQLRRHRIPASLIEIEFTESAMSKNPEKLYGKIQEIKRLGVKVAIDDFGAGFSNLSYLKNIPADYLKIDQSFIRTMESNYSDQQIVPSMIHLGQKLGFAVVAEGVETEKCRRILHHLGCEYGQGYGIARPMSAADTWDWIAARD
- a CDS encoding LysR family transcriptional regulator, which encodes MENLDWTLLRSFLHVMNEGSLSAAARVLDLAQPTLGRQIQALEAALGTRLFTRSQTGLLPTDAARELLPHARAMASIAAAAQRSAQDHGKEISGTVRITASEVMGMEVLPAMLTSLRHRHPELKIELVLSNSLQDLLHRQADIAVRMVQPRQERLIARRIGSVECGLHAARDYIKRYGLPRSLEDLQHHALIGPDSMSPALRSLVQRWPQLDPARLSLRTDSDLAQLNLIRAGAGIGICQAPLAARTPQLTRLLPRQFSVPLETWVVMHEDLRHHPRCSKVFEALVRGLSGYLGIPPRACR
- a CDS encoding DUF4260 domain-containing protein: MLKADSITHNADVGAVNGGVRRVLRAEGALLLVVAVLAYARWGEGWSWFCATFLLPDLALLGYLAGPRAGALAYNASHSTLGPLGCLLLAGAGGPPVLLPLALIWLAHIGFDRSLGYGLKRSEGFGATHLGRIGRPGKPR
- a CDS encoding type II toxin-antitoxin system HicB family antitoxin, coding for MGTMTYKGYAARIEYSDEDESFIGRIAGIQDVVGFHGDSVAALRAAFEEAVDDYLEACAKVGRAPQKPFSGKFMLRVSPEIHAHAATMAEARGMSLNAWAAQALALYR
- a CDS encoding type II toxin-antitoxin system HicA family toxin codes for the protein MKSIHRRTLLAIFSDPLPRSLEWRQIEALFMAIGAQLIEGRGSRVRFMIGEVVGTFHRPHPAKDAKPYQIRDARTFLLNAGYGPEKGMSEWEQ
- a CDS encoding hybrid sensor histidine kinase/response regulator, which gives rise to MGCLRAALLFPWLLLCALLSAPALAVPLPPTIELAGIPTRLVITPQVHILRDQTGSEQLATALHSTQWQDIDVPMLQEGYSTGAFWLRGQVRNDSDEHVTRWLALGSARLQDVRLYWLPPEESSGQGSQVTPRYAGTLHPLSEREIVSRTPMFPLTLAPGEQRQWVLRIAGDSAIDLNVTLWEPAAFRQEEGRELAIQAFVLGVSLLLVAYALIQGIAWRDRGFVLMAAWIVTALAYICAFQGYLQLYLFAQGAAWIVRAPATLGCLATLLYVRMSYVLVGLHRLHVWKIVYTAMQALLLAVIAWTALGDYRITAPLANAAGGLAYLIWLASMLHGWRRGLAHARLLTLSFALAWLGMSLKLLELNGLVDRSLLPDWHFAALFQMGLLCLTTVVVIGRALELHRKHDQMQWAMLYMRVREQLKLEQAVATRTRELREALEAADQANRAKTGFLTRISHDLRTPLTSILGFADMLQTGGDERARHGRIIVRSARHMLAMVNDLIDYARGDRPDLPQPAPVYVHALLQEISQEAALLAQRQHNAFGLQVAPTLPPVLTLDARRVRRILGNLLDNAAKYTRDGRIVLQVLWHPASAQSGMGVMEMQVRDTGCGIPLHFQRRVFEPFERAHADRSQPGIGMGLTIVRQWIQQMGGQVALSSQPGQGTTMTLRLPAAIGSEHDIARHDAPEDAGGRLLIDGEGRLVLVVEDHADIAHLLGDQLGSVGFAVELYADGESAIARIAAQDAPVVALVLTDYQLPGLHGDAVLQAARQHLPGVPVLLLSATLQPERGEDEGEQFDACLLKPVNFLELQETIGRLLALEKQPVPGSDDAAAPPLQRPPPDDLRQALALIEIGAVSDLLDWCERLLQRHPQCAGFEAIARQLVLRADLSALEALCQPPHRKN